Within Deltaproteobacteria bacterium, the genomic segment CCCCGGCACTTCGGTCTCTCCCTCATGGCCGACCGCCCCGTCGCGATCACCGAATCGAGCGACCGGTCGATGCGCGTGGACGGCAACACGGTGGACATGGATCAGGAACTGATGTCCCTCGCGACCGCCCAACTCGAATACTCCGCTTCCGTCACGGGCCTTTCGCGCAAGTACAGCCTTCTCGCCACAGCCATCCAGAGCCGGTTCTAGCCGGTCCCCGTGCCCTCGTTCCTGCCCGGCGGCCCTTTTGCGTCCGCGGGCCAAATCTGTTAACACGTCGGCGGCCAGAAAAAGGGGTGCGCGGCGTGCGTGCGAATCGGAAAACCGATCGGCGGATTTGCGTGGCGATGGCGCTGGTCGGCGCGGTCGCGGCGCTCGCGTTCGCCCTGGCGGCGTGCAAGCTCGGCCCGTCCGAAACCGCGCCGACCTTCGCCGAGGGTGTGCTCGTCACCGTGAACGGCGAGGCCATCACCGTGGACGACTTCCACGCCGCCTTCGCCAAGGCATCGAAAGGCAAGTCCGGAGTGCCCGACGACCCGCCCACGCAGCTCACGATCAAGGGCTTGTTCCTCTCGGAACTCGTGGACAAGAAACTTCTCGAGCAGCAGGCCGCAACGCTCGGGATCGCCGTGACCGATTCGGAGATCCAAGAGCGCGTGACGAAACTCGCCGCCGATTATCCCGCCGGCGAATTCGAGAAAATGATGGCGGATCGCCAGGTGGACGCGGCCGGGCTTCGTGCGCAAGTGGCCGGTCAGATCCTCGTCGATCGCATTGTGGAAAAGGCGATCGCGCCATCGGTGCAGATCTCGCCGTCCGAAGTCGAGGCCGACTACATCTACCATCAGGACGAATACCGCGAGCCCGAACGCGTGCGCGCGAGCCAGATCCTCGTCAAGACCGAGGTCGAGGCCGAAGGACTGGTCGCGCAGCTTTACGCCGGGGGCGATTTTGCCCAGCTCGCCCGCGAACGCTCCATCGCCCCCGAGGCGCAGACCGGCGGCGATCTGGGCTTTTTCGGCGAGGGCGAGATGCCCGAGGCCATCAGCCAGGCCGCGTTCAACATGGCGGTCGGGCAGACCTCGGGCGTGTTGCGCACGCCGTTCGGATTCCACATCATCCGCCTCACCGACCGCCGGCCCGAGCACAATATCGCCTTCGAGACGGTGCGCGATCGGATCGCCGAGAAAATCCGGCAGAAAAAAGCGCAGGACGGCCTGCAAAGCTATCTCGAAAAGGTGCGCGCCGCGGCCGAGATCCGTTACAATCAGGCGCTCATCACGGAGATGTCATTTTGAATCGCTTCGTTGCCATTCTCCTCGCAATCGCGGTCGCGCTCGTCGCGACGGTCGCCGACGCCGAGGTCGTCAACCGAATCGCGGCTATCGTCGACGACGAAATCATCACCGTGTGGCAGGTCGAGCGCGAGTCCCGCCCGGTCGTTGCGGCCTATCTGGCCGCGTCGGAAGAGGACACCGCCGAACAGCGCGCCGCGCGCGTGAGCGAGATCAAAGCCGACATCATGCGCCGGATGATTGAAAACATTCTGCTCGAACGCGAAGTCGCCCGCTTGGGATTTCCGGTCGAGGAAGCGGATATCGACAAGTACATCGACCGCATTCTCGCGGGTAACCGCATGACGCGCGAGCAGCTCTCCGAGACGCTGGCGCGCGAGGGCAAAACGCTCGACGACATGCGCGACCAGATCCGAAAGCAGATCATGCGCGAGCGCTACGTGAGTTTCCGCATGAAGGATCGCATCGCCGTCTCCGAGGACGAGGCCCGCTCCTACTATCAAGCGAATCCGGATCAGTTCGTGGACGACACGCGGATCACGCTCGCGGAGATCCGTTTCAACCTGCCGCCCGACGCCGATCCCGAGGCCGTGCGCGGCATCTTCGACCTCTCGGCGCAGACCTACGAGAACCTGCTCACGGGTGCGGACTTCGAACAGACGGCGAAGACCGTGTCGCAGGGGCCGACGGCGAAAAACGGCGGATTTCTGGGCTCGTTCCTCATGAGCAAGGACCTCAAGCCCACCTACCAGCGCGCCGCGGAGACCCTGGAGCCCGGGCAGATTTCCACCGTTTATCGCGATACGGTGGGTTTCTTCATTCTCAAATGCCTGGAACGCACGGCGTCGGGCACGCGACCGTTCGAGGACGTGCGCGAGCAGATCGAGATGAAGTTGCGCAAGGACCTGTCCGAGCGCGAGATGCGCAAGCTCGCGCAGGAGCTCTACAAGAAGAGCTTCGTCGACATCAAGGTCAAGGAGTTTCCGGGAAACTGATCGCCCGGCCACGCGATGGGCACCGACGACAAATTCTCGATCGCCATCACGATGGGGGATCCGCTCGGTATCGGTCCCGAAGTGATCGCGAAGTCGCTGCACATCGCCGAGGCCATCGCGCGACCCGTCCTCATCGGCATTCCCGACATTCTCCGAGACGCTATTCGCAAATACAGTGACGAGTCCGTCGCGGTACGCGCCGACGAGTTCTCGATCGTGGCGCCCGAAAGTCCCACGGGCGATTCCCCCGCGGCGCGCGGAAGATTGCAGGCCGAGTGCATCGAGATCGCCGTGGCCATGACGATGCGGGGCGAGACCGCGGCGATCGTCACCGCGCCGAGCAGCAAGGCGAAATTCGACGCGGCGGGCGTGGACGTCCCCGGCCAGACCGAGCTGATCGCCCGTCTGTGCGGCGCCGAGACGCCCGTGATGATGTTGGCCGGGAAAAAACTGCGCGTCGTTCCCCTCACGACGCACTGCCCCGTCGTAGAGGTTCCTTCCCGTCTCTCGATCGAAATGATCGTGCGACAACTGCGCGTGATCGACGCGGACCTTCGGCGCTGGTTCGGCATCGGTCGGGCGCGCATCGCGCTCACGGGTCTGAATCCGCACGCGGGGGAGGGCGGTTTATTCGGGCGCGAGGAGATCGAGATTCTCGCACCCGCGGCAGCCCTCGCGCGCAGCGAAGGCATCGACGTCACCGACCCGCAGCCGGCGGACACCGCGTTCCACTTCGCGGTGCGCGGCCGGCACGATGTCGTCGTCGCGCCCACGCACGATCAAGCGCTCATTCCGCTCAAGCTCCTGCACTTCGACGACGGCGTGAACCTGACGCTCGGCCTGCCGTTTCCGCGTACGTCTCCCGACCACGGCACCGCACCCGACATTGCCGGACGAGGAATTGCGAATCCCGCGAGCATGATCGCCGCCATCCATACGGCGGTGGCGATGGCGCGGCGAGGTTCACCGGGACGGTGAACCCGACCATCGCCAACCCCAAACGGGTCAAAAATATGGACCGATCAGGCAGTTAATCGGTCATGTTTTCGTGCCGATTTCATCGTTCGGCACGCTCCCTCCACCGCGCGAGTGTGCTATAAGACGGCGCTCTCGGGGGGCGTCGTCGGGATGAGCAACAACGTCATCGCCATCAAAGGCGCGCGGGAACACAACCTGCGCAACATCCACTTGGAACTGCCGCGCGACCGGCTCGTCATCATCACGGGCCTTTCCGGCTCCGGGAAAAGCTCGCTCGCGTTCGACACGATTTACGCCGAGGGGCAGCGTCGATACGTCGAAAGCCTCTCGGCCTACGCGCGCCAGTTTCTCGAGCAATTTTCCAAGCCCGATGTCGACTCGATCGAGGGCCTGTCGCCCGCCATCAGCATCGAGCAGAAGACCACCAGCCGGAACCCCCGCTCGACCGTCGGCACCGTCACCGAGATCTATGACTACATGCGACTGCTTTTTGCGCGCGTCGGCCGCCCGCACTGCTACAAGTGCGGCAAGCCGATCGCGGCGCAGTCGCCGCAGACGATGGTCGACACCTTGATGGGCTATCCCGAGAGCACGCCGATCACGGTCATGTCGCCCGTCGTGCGTGGGCGCAAGGGCGAGTACCGCAAGGAACTGGCGCTGTTCGCGAAGCAGGGTTTCGTGCGCGTGCGCATCGACGGGCAGACGCACGAGATCGCCGACGCGCCGGCGCTTCAGAAGAACCTGAAGCACGACATCGATCTCATCGTGGACCGCATCAAAGTGCGGCCGGGCGTCGAGCGCCGATTGACGGATTCGGTCGAGACGGCGCTGCGTCACGCGGAAGGGTTGGTGAAGATCGAAGTCGGAGGCGAGACTCGGTATTTTTCACAGTCGTTCGCGTGCATCGACTGCGGCGTGAGCTACCCTGAAATCGAGCCGCGTCTGTTTTCGTTCAACAACCCCCACGGTGCCTGCCCCAACTGCGATGGTCTCGGCTCCAAGATGTTCATGGACCCGGATCTCGTGGTGCCCAATCCGAACCTGTCGATCCGCGAGGGCGCGGTGGTGCCGTGGGAATCCCGCGTGTCGTCGATGCACTTCCACGAGGTGCTCGAAAGCCTGGGCCGCGTGTTCAGCTTCTCGATTCACACGCCCTGGAAGGATCTGCCGAAGCGCGCGCAGGACGTGCTTCTGCACGGCAGCGACGGGCGCGAAATTGATTTTCACTACGGCGACGGCAAGCGGCGCTACACCTACACCAAGGCGTTCGAGGGCGTCATCACGAATCTCGAGCGGCGCTACCGCGAGACGAACAGCGAGGCGATGCGCGAAGAGATCCGACGCTTCATGAGCGTGATGCCGTGCGCCGAATGCGCGGGCTCGCGACTGCGTCCCGAGGCGCTCGCCATCAAACTCGGCGGACTCTCCATCGCCGTAACCAGCGCGAAGTCGGTCAAGGACGCGGTCCGTTTCTTCCGCGAACTCGACCTGAACGAAAAGGAAGCGCAGATCGCGGGTCGCATTCTCAAAGAGGTGAACGAGCGACTCGGGTTTCTCGAATCCGTCGGGCTCGAATACCTTTCGCTCGACCGCACGAGCGGCACGCTCTCGGGCGGCGAGAGCCAGCGAATCCGACTCGCCACGCAGATCGGTTCGTCGCTCGTCGGTGTGCTCTACATTCTCGACGAGCCATCGATCGGCCTGCATCAACGGGACAACGAGCGTCTGCTCGCCATGCTCAAGCGCCTGCGCGACCTGGGCAATACGGTGATCGTCGTCGAACACGACGCCGACACGATCCGCGAGGCCGACTGGGTGGTCGATCTCGGTCCCGGCGCGGGGCGGCACGGCGGCGAGGTCGTGTTTTCGGGCACGGTGCCCGAACTGCTCGCCGACAAAACTTCCGTGACCGGCCGCTATCTGTCGGGCGATCTCGAAATTCCCATTCCCGAAACGCGGCGCCATATCGCCAAACGCGCGATCGAACTTGTGAACTGCACCGGCAACAACCTGCGCGGCATCCACGTGTCGTTTCCGCTCGGGGTGTTCACGTGCGTCACCGGTGTGTCGGGCTCGGGGAAATCGACGCTCGTCATCGACACGCTGCGTGCCGCGCTCGAACAGCATCTTTACCGCACGAAGGAGCGGGCCGCGCCGCACGGCGGCATCAAGGGGCTTTCGTTCGTCGACAAGTGCATCAACATCGACCAGACGCCCATCGGACGCACCCCGCGCAGCAACCCGGCGACCTACACGGCGCTGTTCACACCGATCCGCGACCTCTTCGCGTCATTGCCCGAAGCCAAGGCGCGCGGGTATTCGCCGGGGCGATTCTCATTCAACGTCAAGGGCGGCCGGTGCGAGGCGTGCGAGGGCGACGGCGTCATCAAGATCGAGATGCATTTTCTGCCGGACGTTTACGTGACCTGCGACGAGTGCAAGGGCCGCCGCTACAACCGCGACACGTTGGAAGTGCACTTCAAAGGGGCGAGCATCGCGGACGTGCTGGATATGACCGTCGATCAGGGCGTCGAGTTTTTCGAGAACGTCCCCGCGATCGCGACAAAGCTGCGCACGTTGCAGGACGTGGGCCTCGGCTACATCCATCTCGGTCAGCAGGCGACGACGCTCTCGGGCGGCGAGGCGCAGCGCATCAAACTCTCGCGCGAGCTGTCGAAGCGCTCCACGGGGCGCACGCTCTACATTCTCGACGAGCCGACGACCGGCCTGCATTTCGAGGACATCCGCAAGCTGCTCGACGTGCTCGCCCGGCTCGTGGACGCGGGCAACACGGTG encodes:
- a CDS encoding peptidyl-prolyl cis-trans isomerase, yielding MAMALVGAVAALAFALAACKLGPSETAPTFAEGVLVTVNGEAITVDDFHAAFAKASKGKSGVPDDPPTQLTIKGLFLSELVDKKLLEQQAATLGIAVTDSEIQERVTKLAADYPAGEFEKMMADRQVDAAGLRAQVAGQILVDRIVEKAIAPSVQISPSEVEADYIYHQDEYREPERVRASQILVKTEVEAEGLVAQLYAGGDFAQLARERSIAPEAQTGGDLGFFGEGEMPEAISQAAFNMAVGQTSGVLRTPFGFHIIRLTDRRPEHNIAFETVRDRIAEKIRQKKAQDGLQSYLEKVRAAAEIRYNQALITEMSF
- the flgB gene encoding flagellar basal body rod protein FlgB is translated as MGIESFLFDSPVYRALERNLEFQTKRMEAASSNIANMDTPDYRAVEVSFEQRLSTEIRRVNPEIPVSTNPRHFGLSLMADRPVAITESSDRSMRVDGNTVDMDQELMSLATAQLEYSASVTGLSRKYSLLATAIQSRF
- the uvrA gene encoding excinuclease ABC subunit UvrA, coding for MSNNVIAIKGAREHNLRNIHLELPRDRLVIITGLSGSGKSSLAFDTIYAEGQRRYVESLSAYARQFLEQFSKPDVDSIEGLSPAISIEQKTTSRNPRSTVGTVTEIYDYMRLLFARVGRPHCYKCGKPIAAQSPQTMVDTLMGYPESTPITVMSPVVRGRKGEYRKELALFAKQGFVRVRIDGQTHEIADAPALQKNLKHDIDLIVDRIKVRPGVERRLTDSVETALRHAEGLVKIEVGGETRYFSQSFACIDCGVSYPEIEPRLFSFNNPHGACPNCDGLGSKMFMDPDLVVPNPNLSIREGAVVPWESRVSSMHFHEVLESLGRVFSFSIHTPWKDLPKRAQDVLLHGSDGREIDFHYGDGKRRYTYTKAFEGVITNLERRYRETNSEAMREEIRRFMSVMPCAECAGSRLRPEALAIKLGGLSIAVTSAKSVKDAVRFFRELDLNEKEAQIAGRILKEVNERLGFLESVGLEYLSLDRTSGTLSGGESQRIRLATQIGSSLVGVLYILDEPSIGLHQRDNERLLAMLKRLRDLGNTVIVVEHDADTIREADWVVDLGPGAGRHGGEVVFSGTVPELLADKTSVTGRYLSGDLEIPIPETRRHIAKRAIELVNCTGNNLRGIHVSFPLGVFTCVTGVSGSGKSTLVIDTLRAALEQHLYRTKERAAPHGGIKGLSFVDKCINIDQTPIGRTPRSNPATYTALFTPIRDLFASLPEAKARGYSPGRFSFNVKGGRCEACEGDGVIKIEMHFLPDVYVTCDECKGRRYNRDTLEVHFKGASIADVLDMTVDQGVEFFENVPAIATKLRTLQDVGLGYIHLGQQATTLSGGEAQRIKLSRELSKRSTGRTLYILDEPTTGLHFEDIRKLLDVLARLVDAGNTVIVIEHNLDVIKTADWIIDLGPEGGDGGGQVIAQGTPEQVANAPGSHTGVFLRKALHLDQPRRPKKPANAAPKKPSRPRQVRLPEIDF
- the pdxA gene encoding 4-hydroxythreonine-4-phosphate dehydrogenase PdxA; translation: MGDPLGIGPEVIAKSLHIAEAIARPVLIGIPDILRDAIRKYSDESVAVRADEFSIVAPESPTGDSPAARGRLQAECIEIAVAMTMRGETAAIVTAPSSKAKFDAAGVDVPGQTELIARLCGAETPVMMLAGKKLRVVPLTTHCPVVEVPSRLSIEMIVRQLRVIDADLRRWFGIGRARIALTGLNPHAGEGGLFGREEIEILAPAAALARSEGIDVTDPQPADTAFHFAVRGRHDVVVAPTHDQALIPLKLLHFDDGVNLTLGLPFPRTSPDHGTAPDIAGRGIANPASMIAAIHTAVAMARRGSPGR
- a CDS encoding peptidyl-prolyl cis-trans isomerase; protein product: MNRFVAILLAIAVALVATVADAEVVNRIAAIVDDEIITVWQVERESRPVVAAYLAASEEDTAEQRAARVSEIKADIMRRMIENILLEREVARLGFPVEEADIDKYIDRILAGNRMTREQLSETLAREGKTLDDMRDQIRKQIMRERYVSFRMKDRIAVSEDEARSYYQANPDQFVDDTRITLAEIRFNLPPDADPEAVRGIFDLSAQTYENLLTGADFEQTAKTVSQGPTAKNGGFLGSFLMSKDLKPTYQRAAETLEPGQISTVYRDTVGFFILKCLERTASGTRPFEDVREQIEMKLRKDLSEREMRKLAQELYKKSFVDIKVKEFPGN